In Sphingobacteriaceae bacterium, the following proteins share a genomic window:
- a CDS encoding ferrous iron transport protein A: MILSLADLKKGQKAMVKSFTNDALSSKLIEMGCMPGESFILSRIAPLGCPLAINIAGYELSLRKEEAASVLIELVA; this comes from the coding sequence ATGATATTATCCCTCGCAGATCTAAAAAAAGGACAAAAGGCTATGGTGAAATCCTTCACCAATGATGCTTTGAGTTCAAAATTGATTGAAATGGGCTGTATGCCCGGCGAATCTTTTATTCTTTCAAGGATAGCACCCCTGGGTTGCCCGCTTGCGATTAACATTGCGGGTTACGAATTGAGCTTACGCAAAGAAGAAGCAGCCTCGGTGTTGATTGAATTAGTCGCTTAA
- the feoB gene encoding ferrous iron transport protein B — MPPLKQNTHLKIALLGNPNAGKSSLFNGLTGLNQKTGNYAGVTVDRQEGTTSFSLSDRKFTFSIIDLPGIYSLFPKSNDEEIACKTLLDPKEKIDVIVIVADATNLKRNLLLATQLIDLKFKTVVALSMMDEAESQHVLIDIKGLGETLGVEVLPVDSRHHVGFSKLKEAIVSAQASNSFFYDLNAPFLQKEHTYKEFIEASLKDKTGTQALENADKIYRFNTINYMVARYVKSPEQLSRKEITSKIDAITTHRVFGYVILLAVLFLVFQFIFFISETPMNWIESVFLNFADYVKNHLPPGQLNDLLVNGVIVGISGVVMFVPQIAFLFLFIGFLEDSGYMARASFIMDKVMRRFGLNGKSVIPLISGTACAVPSIMATRSISNLKERLITIFILPLISCSARLPVYTLLIAVLYPDSKFLGVFNSKGLVLFLLYMLGFVVTLLTAWVLKRVVKIKETSFFVMELPVYRWPQPKNIGIMVYTKVKVFIREAGKIILAISIVLWFLSSHGISKTYKALEAQKTALENSAPSQENTTLLKKIETQKLEHSFIGNLGHVIEPVIRPLGFDWKIGIALITSFAAREVFVGTMATIYQNEDDQNTEGIKQKLLNERDEYGHVKYTAAVCWSLLLFYAFAMQCMSTIAVVKRETKSWKWVFAQLAFMSILAYSSAFAAYQLLS, encoded by the coding sequence TTGCCTCCTTTAAAACAAAATACTCATCTAAAGATTGCTCTTTTGGGTAATCCCAATGCAGGTAAGTCCAGCTTATTTAACGGACTTACAGGTTTAAATCAAAAAACAGGAAATTACGCCGGTGTAACTGTAGACCGCCAGGAAGGGACCACAAGCTTTTCGCTGAGTGATCGGAAATTTACTTTTTCCATAATTGACTTGCCAGGCATATACAGCTTGTTCCCAAAATCCAATGACGAGGAAATAGCTTGCAAGACCTTACTTGACCCGAAAGAAAAAATTGATGTGATTGTGATTGTTGCCGATGCTACAAATTTAAAACGCAATCTTTTACTGGCCACGCAACTTATCGATCTTAAATTTAAAACAGTTGTTGCTTTGAGTATGATGGATGAGGCAGAGAGCCAGCATGTTCTTATTGACATTAAAGGTCTTGGTGAAACCCTTGGCGTGGAGGTATTACCCGTGGATTCACGTCACCACGTTGGTTTTTCTAAGTTAAAGGAAGCCATTGTTTCTGCTCAGGCAAGTAATAGTTTTTTTTATGATTTAAATGCCCCTTTTTTACAGAAAGAACATACTTACAAGGAATTTATTGAGGCCTCTTTAAAAGATAAAACCGGCACTCAGGCGCTTGAAAATGCTGATAAGATCTATCGCTTCAACACCATTAATTACATGGTGGCGCGTTATGTAAAAAGTCCCGAGCAATTATCACGTAAAGAAATTACTTCCAAGATCGATGCAATTACCACGCACAGAGTTTTTGGTTATGTTATTTTACTTGCCGTTTTATTCTTAGTTTTTCAGTTTATATTTTTCATTTCAGAAACACCTATGAATTGGATTGAAAGTGTGTTTCTGAATTTTGCCGATTATGTAAAAAACCACTTGCCACCCGGCCAATTAAATGACCTGCTTGTAAATGGCGTTATCGTTGGCATTAGTGGTGTAGTGATGTTTGTTCCACAAATTGCATTTCTGTTTCTATTTATTGGTTTTCTCGAAGACTCAGGCTATATGGCGCGTGCGAGCTTTATCATGGACAAGGTGATGCGTCGTTTTGGATTAAATGGAAAATCCGTCATCCCACTGATCAGTGGAACAGCCTGCGCAGTGCCATCTATTATGGCAACACGTTCTATCTCGAATTTAAAAGAAAGGCTGATCACCATTTTTATTTTACCACTCATTAGCTGTTCGGCGCGACTTCCGGTTTACACTTTACTTATTGCAGTGCTTTACCCGGACAGTAAATTTTTAGGCGTTTTTAATTCGAAAGGCTTAGTACTCTTTTTATTATACATGCTTGGCTTTGTCGTAACCCTTTTAACCGCCTGGGTTTTAAAGCGTGTTGTGAAGATTAAAGAAACATCTTTTTTTGTAATGGAACTTCCTGTATACAGATGGCCTCAGCCTAAAAATATTGGGATTATGGTTTACACGAAAGTGAAAGTTTTTATCAGGGAAGCAGGAAAAATAATCCTGGCGATCTCTATAGTGCTATGGTTTTTAAGTTCGCATGGCATAAGCAAAACTTACAAAGCATTAGAGGCGCAAAAAACAGCTTTGGAAAATTCTGCGCCATCACAAGAAAACACAACTCTTTTAAAGAAAATTGAAACTCAAAAATTAGAACATTCATTTATTGGAAATCTCGGTCATGTAATAGAACCTGTTATTCGTCCACTTGGTTTTGACTGGAAAATTGGCATTGCTCTTATTACTTCCTTTGCAGCCCGCGAAGTTTTTGTAGGAACAATGGCAACCATCTATCAAAATGAAGATGATCAAAATACAGAGGGTATCAAACAAAAATTGCTTAACGAAAGAGATGAATATGGCCATGTAAAATACACAGCTGCTGTATGCTGGTCTTTACTTTTGTTCTATGCTTTTGCTATGCAGTGCATGAGTACTATCGCCGTTGTTAAACGCGAAACCAAAAGCTGGAAATGGGTTTTTGCTCAACTTGCATTTATGTCAATACTCGCCTATTCCTCTGCATTCGCGGCGTACCAGCTTCTTTCTTAA